A genomic segment from Aegilops tauschii subsp. strangulata cultivar AL8/78 chromosome 1, Aet v6.0, whole genome shotgun sequence encodes:
- the LOC109736474 gene encoding uncharacterized protein translates to MQILRLLAARRSAASAVATSEPRDGEGEDEGPFFDLDFASWSLRDSSFSSSSGALSGSDSDSDEELDFVISLQRSRSASSPLKFCASEPPSKAKNAGRKRGIGSLRTLSFGARKAAPLYGVGRRSFARSSSASARSLRLFMATPHPEEDEHERASEPSSRRAPSRDVIRRYLAKISRRLRTAASPRAEARGLRRLRKCRSASSAVASSAPRRDDDSAVEKQDGIAGAIAHCKESIHRASMSDCDSPLLRSRSDPGKCEAA, encoded by the coding sequence ATGCAGATCCTCCGGCTCCTGGCGGCGCGGCGCAGTGCCGCGTCGGCCGTGGCTACGTCCGAGCCCCGGGACGGCGAGGGGGAGGACGAGGGGCCATTCTTCGACCTCGACTTCGCCTCCTGGTCCCTCCGCGACTCCTCCTTCAGCTCCAGCTCGGGCGCGCTCTCGGGCTCCGACTCAGACTCCGACGAGGAGCTCGACTTCGTCATCTCGCTCCAGCGGAGCCGCTCCGCCTCCTCGCCGCTTAAGTTCTGCGCCTCGGAGCCGCCGTCCAAGGCGAAGAACGCCGGCCGCAAGCGCGGCATCGGCAGCCTGCGCACGCTCAGCTTCGGCGCCAGGAAGGCCGCGCCGCTCTACGGCGTCGGCCGCCGCAGCTTCGCCCGGAGCAGCTCCGCCAGCGCGCGGTCGCTGCGGCTCTTCATGGCAACGCCCCACcccgaggaggacgagcacgagCGCGCGTCGGAGCCCAGCAGCAGGCGCGCGCCGTCCCGGGACGTGATCAGGAGGTACCTGGCCAAGATCTCGCGGCGGCTCCGCACGGCCGCGAGTCCCCGTGCCGAGGCCAGAGGACTCCGTCGCCTGCGCAAGTGCCGGTCCGCGTCCTCGGCTGTGGCCAGCTCCGCGCCGCGCCGCGACGACGACTCGGCTGTCGAGAAGCAGGACGGCATCGCCGGCGCCATCGCGCACTGCAAGGAGTCCATCCACCGGGCTTCCATGTCCGACTGCGACTCGCCGCTGCTACGGTCTCGGAGCGACCCGGGGAAATGCGAGGCCGCATAG